The segment CACTTAATGACCCGTCTATGGCAGTAAGGGACAATTCGGCATTTGCATTAGGAGAGCTGGGCTCCGAAGATGCAGTCCCTTATCTTATGAGGACACTTAATGACCCGGAAGAGTGGGTGAGAAAAAGCTCTGCAAAGGCACTGGGCATGATAAGAGACAGCAAGGCAGTCAGCGCACTGACTGCCCTTCTGGATGACCCATCATATATAGTCAGGAAATCTGTTGTAAGAAGCCTTGGCCAGATAGGAGGAGGAGAGGCACTAAAAGCCCTCGAAATCGCACTTTTGGACAAAAGCGCCCTCGTTC is part of the Nitrospirota bacterium genome and harbors:
- a CDS encoding HEAT repeat domain-containing protein produces the protein MSLEELIEELKSPSDIKRKNAATALGKLKDLKALPALIIALNDPSMAVRDNSAFALGELGSEDAVPYLMRTLNDPEEWVRKSSAKALGMIRDSKAVSALTALLDDPSYIVRKSVVRSLGQIGGGEALKALEIALLDKSALVQEHAKEALKRLQKKSV